From a single Notolabrus celidotus isolate fNotCel1 chromosome 7, fNotCel1.pri, whole genome shotgun sequence genomic region:
- the mab21l2 gene encoding protein mab-21-like 2, whose protein sequence is MIATQAKLVYQLNKYHNERCQARKAAIAKTIREVCKVVSDVLKEVEVQEPRFISSLSEIDARYEGMEVISPNEFEVVLYLNQMGVFNFVDDGSLPGCAVLKLSDGRKRSMSLWVEFITASGYLSARKIRSRFQTLVAQAVDKCSYRDVVKMVADTSEVRLRIRERYVVQITPAFKCTGIWPRSAAQWPMPHIPWPGPNRVAEVKAEGFNLLSKECYSLTGKQSSAESDAWVLQFSEAENRLLMAGCRKKCLSVLKTLRDRHLELPGQPLHNYHMKTLLLYECEKHPRETDWDESCLGDRLNGILLQLISCLQCRRCPHYFLPNLDLFQGKPHSALEAAAKQTWRLAREILTNAKSLDKL, encoded by the coding sequence ATGATCGCGACGCAGGCGAAGCTGGTTTACCAGCTGAACAAGTACCACAACGAGAGATGCCAAGCACGCAAAGCGGCCATTGCGAAGACCATAAGGGAGGTTTGTAAAGTGGTGTCGGATGTCttgaaggaggtggaggtgcaGGAGCCGCGCTTCATCAGCTCCCTCAGTGAGATAGACGCGCGCTATGAGGGGATGGAGGTCATCTCCCCAAATGAGTTTGAGGTGGTGCTGTACCTCAATCAAATGGGGGTGTTCAACTTTGTCGATGACGGCTCCCTGCCCGGCTGTGCGGTGCTGAAGCTGAGTGATGGCCGCAAAAGGAGCATGTCGCTGTGGGTAGAGTTCATAACCGCCTCGGGGTACCTTTCTGCCAGGAAGATCCGCTCCAGGTTCCAGACTCTTGTGGCGCAGGCCGTGGATAAATGCAGCTACCGCGACGTGGTGAAGATGGTGGCGGACACCAGTGAGGTCAGACTGCGGATCAGGGAGAGGTATGTGGTGCAGATCACCCCTGCGTTCAAGTGCACGGGGATCTGGCCTAGGAGTGCAGCTCAGTGGCCCATGCCCCACATCCCCTGGCCCGGGCCTAACCGGGTAGCAGAAGTAAAAGCAGAAGGGTTTAACCTGCTCTCCAAAGAGTGCTACTCGTTAACAGGGaagcagagctctgcagagagcgACGCCTGGGTGCTGCAGTTCAGCGAGGCCGAGAACAGGCTGCTGATGGCCGGCTGCAGGAAGAAGTGTCTGTCCGTGCTGAAGACTCTGAGGGACCGGCATCTGGAGCTGCCGGGCCAGCCGCTCCACAACTACCACATGAAGACCCTGCTGCTGTACGAGTGCGAGAAACACCCGAGAGAGACCGACTGGGACGAGTCTTGCCTCGGTGACCGGCTGAACGGCATTCTGCTGCAGCTCATATCCTGCCTGCAGTGCCGCAGATGTCCCCACTACTTCTTGCCAAACTTGGACTTGTTTCAGGGAAAGCCTCACTCGGCCCTGGAGGCTGCTGCTAAGCAGACGTGGAGACTAGCGAGGGAAATCCTCACCAATGCGAAAAGTTTGGACAAACTATAA